A genome region from Macaca fascicularis isolate 582-1 chromosome 3, T2T-MFA8v1.1 includes the following:
- the GPR85 gene encoding probable G-protein coupled receptor 85 isoform X1 has translation MANYSHAADNILQNLSPLTAFLKLTSLGFIIGVSVVGNLLISILLVKDKSLHRAPYYFLLDLCCSDILRSAICFPFVFNSVKNGSTWTYGTLTCKVIAFLGVLSCFHTAFMLFCISVTRYLAIAHHRFYTKRLTFWTCLAVICMVWTLSVAMAFPPVLDVGTYSFIREEDQCTFQHRSFRANDSLGFMLLLALILLATQLVYLKLIFFVHDRRKMKPVQFVAAVSQNWTFHGPGASGQAAANWLAGFGRGPTPPTLLGIRQNANTTGRRRLLVLDEFKMEKRISRMFYIMTFLFLTLWGPYLVACYWRVFARGPVVPGGFLTAAVWMSFAQAGINPFVCIFSNRELRRCFSTTLLYCRKSRLPREPYCVI, from the coding sequence ATGGCGAACTATAGCCATGCAGCTGACAACATTTTGCAAAATCTCTCGCCTCTAACAGCCTTTCTGAAACTGACTTCCTTGGGTTTCATAATAGGAGTCAGCGTGGTGGGCAACCTCCTGATCTCCATTTTGCTAGTGAAAGATAAGAGCTTGCATAGAGCACCTTACTACTTCCTGTTGGATCTTTGCTGTTCAGATATCCTCAGATCTGCAATTTGTTTCCCATTTGTATTCAACTCTGTCAAAAATGGCTCTACCTGGACTTATGGGACTCTGACTTGCAAAGTGATTGCCTTTCTGGGGGTTTTGTCCTGTTTCCACACTGCTTTCATGCTCTTCTGCATCAGTGTCACCAGATACTTAGCTATCGCCCATCACCGCTTCTATACAAAGAGGCTGACCTTTTGGACGTGTCTGGCTGTGATCTGTATGGTGTGGACTCTATCTGTGGCCATGGCCTTTCCCCCGGTTTTAGATGTGGGCACTTACTCATTCATTAGGGAGGAAGATCAATGCACCTTCCAACACCGCTCCTTCAGGGCTAATGATTCCTTAGGATTTATGCTGCTTCTTGCTCTCATCCTCCTAGCCACACAGCTTGTCTACCTCAAGCTGATATTTTTCGTCCATGATCGAAGGAAAATGAAGCCAGTCCAGTTTGTAGCAGCAGTCAGCCAGAACTGGACTTTTCATGGTCCTGGAGCCAGTGGCCAGGCAGCTGCCAATTGGCTAGCAGGATTTGGAAGGGGTCCCACACCACCCACCTTGCTGGGCATCAGGCAAAATGCAAACACCACAGGCAGAAGAAGGCTATTGGTCTTAGACGAGttcaaaatggagaaaagaatcaGCAGAATGTTCTATATAATGACTTTTCTCTTTCTAACCTTGTGGGGCCCCTACCTGGTGGCCTGTTATTGGAGAGTTTTCGCAAGAGGGCCTGTAGTACCGGGGGGATTTCTAACAGCTGCTGTCTGGATGAGTTTTGCCCAAGCAGGAATCAATCCTTTTGTCTGCATTTTCTCCAACAGGGAGCTGAGGCGCTGTTTCAGCACAACCCTTCTTTACTGCAGAAAATCCAGGTTACCAAGGGAACCTTACTGTGTTATATGA